In Salmo salar chromosome ssa24, Ssal_v3.1, whole genome shotgun sequence, the following proteins share a genomic window:
- the LOC106585551 gene encoding transmembrane protein 127, with amino-acid sequence MTMYAPPGTTVPGSRRRRGGTALPKQPERSLASALPGALSITALCTALAEPAWVRVHGGTCPKQELGVADVLGYIDPKLLEDYCVNSQTILLLRVIAAFCFLGILCSLIAFLLDVFGPKHPALKITRRYAFAHILTVLQCATVIGFCYWASELILSLQQQHKKYHGSLIYVTFAISFYLVAGAGGASILATAANLLRHYPTEEEEQALELLSEMEESSETYPADYDIANQFQPPPAYTP; translated from the exons ATGACAATGTATGCACCGCCGGGTACCACTGTCCCCGGAAGCCGGCGAAGGAGAGGGGGTACCGCATTGCCCAAGCAGCCAGAGCGAAGCTTGGCATCTGCCCTCCCCGGAGCACTGTCCATCACGGCTCTATGTACGGCCTTGGCCGAACCAGCTTGGGTCCGAGTTCATGGAGGGACGTGTCCCAAGCAGGAGCTTGGAGTGGCTGATGTCCTGGGATACATTGACCCAAAACTCCTGGAGG ATTATTGTGTGAACTCCCAGACCATCTTGCTGCTAAGGGTCATTGCTGCCTTCTGCTTCCTGGGCATCCTATGCAGCCTGATAGCTTTCCTTTTGGATGTCTTTGGGCCCAAGCACCCTGCCCTCAAGATCACCCGCAGATATGCATTTGCCCACATTCTCACAG TGCTGCAGTGTGCCACAGTAATCGGGTTCTGCTACTGGGCCTCAGAGCTCATCTTGTCGCTACAGCAGCAGCACAAGAAGTACCACGGATCACTCATCTACGTCACGTTTGCCATTAGCTTCTACCTGGTGGCGGGGGCTGGCGGAGCCTCCATTCTGGCCACAGCTGCCAACCTGCTGCGCCACTACCccacagaggaggaggagcaggctcTAGAGCTTCTCTCAGAGATGGAGGAGAGCAGTGAAACATATCCTGCCGATTATGACATTGCCAACCAGTTCCAGCCGCCTCCTGCATACACGCCTTAA